The genomic DNA GCCCGGACCGGGCACAGACCTTCTAGACGGAGACTGCGCGAATGACTCTCAGTGCCGACCCGCTGGCTGCCCTTACAGGACAGGAGCATGCGGTTTCGCGCCTGAATGCCATCGCGCACGATCCTCCACAATCCATAGTCATTGAGGGCGGCGACGCGGACAGCCGCGTCGCCCTCGCCCTTTATTGGGCCATGCGTCTCAACTGCGCATCAGGCGACATCCCCTGCGGACAATGTCCCGCCTGCAAGCAGATCGCGGACTTTGCCTTCAACGACCTTCTTTTCTTTGATGGCCGTGAAGGCCTCATCAAGGTACAGCCCATCCGGGACCTGCGCGGAACCTGGGGACAGCCCCCTCATGGCGACGGCTTCCGGGTCACCATCTTTTCCGAAGCCCAGATGTTCATGACGGAAGCAGCCAATGCGCTCCTGAAATCTCTTGAGGAGCCGCGCCCCGGCAACGTCTTCGTCCTCTGCGCACCGCAGCGTGAACGCTTGCTCGAAACACTCGTCTCCCGCTCATGGGTTGTCACCCTCGCATGGCCGGATATCCGCCGGAACGCACCGGAGATCGAAGAATGGACGTCCGCACTGGTCAACTTCTGGCATAGCGGGCGCGGCTGGTTTGACCGCACCTCCACCAAGGGAGCCGTCAACAAGGACATCGCCATGCAGGTCGTGCTCGGCATGCAGCGTGAGCTGCGCGAGGCCATGTCCGGCGCATGTTCCACACCGGTTTCATCCAAACTCGCCCAGACCTGCAACCCTGCAAAACTGCGCCGCATCGGCCTTATCCTCGACAAGGCTCAGGAGGCGCTCAACACACAGGTTCCCGTCAACCCGGCCATGGTTCTGGACTGGGTTGCCACACGCCTGCCCTGACCATGCAAATCACACCCTACGCCGACGACAATTGCGACGAGATCATTGAACTCATCACGACTATCCAGATAAAGGAATTCGGTGTGGCGACATCTGCCGAGCGTCAACCGGACCTGCGCGACATTCCTGGTTTTTATCAGCAGGACTGCGGTAATTTCTGGCTTGCGCGCGTGGACGGAGAACTGGCTGGCACCATCGCCATCAAGGATACGGGCGACAACATATGCGCACTGCGTAAAATGTTCGTGAAAAAGCAATTTCGCGGCAAGAAGCATGGCATAGCTGCCGCGCTTATGAACACCCTGCTCGACTGGGCCGAAAGCCGCAAGGTCAAGGCCATCTATCTCGGCACCGTGGACGTCTACCACGCAGCACACCGTTTCTACGAAAAAAACGGTTTCGTGG from uncultured Pseudodesulfovibrio sp. includes the following:
- a CDS encoding DNA polymerase III subunit delta' yields the protein MTLSADPLAALTGQEHAVSRLNAIAHDPPQSIVIEGGDADSRVALALYWAMRLNCASGDIPCGQCPACKQIADFAFNDLLFFDGREGLIKVQPIRDLRGTWGQPPHGDGFRVTIFSEAQMFMTEAANALLKSLEEPRPGNVFVLCAPQRERLLETLVSRSWVVTLAWPDIRRNAPEIEEWTSALVNFWHSGRGWFDRTSTKGAVNKDIAMQVVLGMQRELREAMSGACSTPVSSKLAQTCNPAKLRRIGLILDKAQEALNTQVPVNPAMVLDWVATRLP
- a CDS encoding GNAT family N-acetyltransferase; amino-acid sequence: MQITPYADDNCDEIIELITTIQIKEFGVATSAERQPDLRDIPGFYQQDCGNFWLARVDGELAGTIAIKDTGDNICALRKMFVKKQFRGKKHGIAAALMNTLLDWAESRKVKAIYLGTVDVYHAAHRFYEKNGFVEVARHEVPDSVPLMDVDVKYYRYSF